One Orcinus orca chromosome 7, mOrcOrc1.1, whole genome shotgun sequence genomic window carries:
- the LRRFIP1 gene encoding leucine-rich repeat flightless-interacting protein 1 isoform X15, giving the protein MTNPAAAQNQEIDCLSPEAQRLAEARLAAKRAARAEAREIRMKELERQQKEEDSERYSRRSRRNTSASDEDDRVSAGSRGSLRVEERPEKDFTEKGSRGLPGLSAATLASLGGTSSRRGSGDTSISIDTEASIREIKELNELKDQIQDVEGKYMQGLKEMKDSLAEVEEKYKKAMVSNAQLDNEKTNFMYQVDTLKDMMLELEEQLAESRRQYEEKTKEFEREKHAHSILQFQFAEVKEALKQREEMLEKHGIILNSEVATNGETSDPLNNVGYQGSTKMTKEELNALKATGDGTLGRANEVEVKDEMVENEGKREILQNTEQRQHKEDPGEDCVDTEVLHPGDTAEDQKTSEDSAPSPGTLVNSENEEQVQSQILENTSFFESTQQVESSEVINSELDGEIPGPGIGQRSSNALDTKNQSKESAEEWEKEKQEDFETNVEEVSVEPRQECAPLQISEVGRESSADTGEQSGNPTEAVPEAGLTGLGEQVGTVASSPPRGIDDTVSHREKCEVDAPEGLDPSSGHDLEKELTNQEVAEPKEVPIQSTEVGGENSEGEGKGRKLRDEKPIKPEVQAIPCSPEARSSPQEVTGPSTVDAESESLDVKEPDEEKNDQQGEAPDSSPKKTKNKKKKNKKKSPAPVETKEVQKELTFQNPDLSEVNEEQVELTDKKPVVEAQNEVTQTPNQDAAAGSSEHADGPENPTTELDGGLQQDDYGVNTKTRKAVADGDTLDFEDNTVQSSGTSASNKELEEGARKDDAEEDGTAPSRPPGPDNEEVPGSALLQHEGPSKDINDACRTKGTGERVTSENRGHTVRKVSDSVSLENDDVAPAGEVGDFNSESKEEMTGGHGKGRNKEDCALS; this is encoded by the exons GTTGAAGAGAGACCAGAAAAAGACTTCACGGAGAAG GGGTCTCGGGGGCTGCCTGGCCTGtctgcagccacactggcctccctggGTGGGACTTCCTCTCGAAGGGGCAGCGGGGACACCTCCATCTCCATTGACACTGAGGCCTCCATTAGGGAAATCAAG GAGCTCAATGAGTTAAAGGACCAGATTCAGGATGTAGAAGGCAAATACATGCAGGGATTGAAGGAGATGAAG GACTCACTAGCAGaagttgaagaaaaatataagaaggCCATGGTTTCCAACGCTCAGCTAGACAATGAGAAGACAAACTTTATGTACCAGGTCGATACGCTAAAGGACATGATGCTGGAGCTTGAAGAGCAGCTGGCTGAGTCCAGGCGGCAGTACGAGGAGAAAACCAAA GAATTTGAAAGGGAAAAGCATGCCCACAGTATCCTCCAGTTTCAGTTTGCTGAGGTGAAAGAGGCCctgaagcaaagagaagaaatgcTTGAG AAACATGGAATAATCCTAAATTCAGAAGTAGCTACCAATGGAGAGACTTCAGACCCTCTAAATAATGTTGGCTACCAAGGTTCTACAAAGATGACAAAGGAAGAGTTAAATGCCCTCAAGGCAACAGGAGATGGGACGCTAG GAAGAGCCAATGAAGTGGAGGTGAAAGATGAAATGGTGGAGAATGAGGGGAAAAGAGAAATCTTGCAGAACACTGAGCAAAGACAGCACAAAGAGGACCCAGGAGAGGACTGTGTGGACACAGAGGTGTTACATCCTGGTGACACTGCCGAGGACCAGAAAACCTCTGAAGacagtgccccctccccaggaaCGTTAGTAAATTCTGAGAACGAGGAACAGGTTCAAAGCCAGATTCTGGAGAACACTTCCTTCTTTGAAAGCACACAGCAGGTTGAGTCAAGTGAGGTCATAAACAGTGAACTAGATGGTGAAATCCCAGGTCCTGGGATTGGGCAGCGCAGCAGTAATGCCTTGGATACCAAAAACCAAAGTAAAGAATCTGCAGAagagtgggaaaaagaaaaacaggaagattTTGAAACCAACGTGGAAGAGGTTAGCGTAGAACCACGTCAGGAATGTGCTCCTTTGCAAATATCTGAAGTTGGAAGGGAGAGCAGTGCAGACACTGGGGAGCAGAGTGGGAACCCCACAGAGGCTGTGCCGGAGGCAGGGCTCACTGGGTTGGGGGAGCAGGTGGGCACAGTAGCCTCAAGTCCTCCAAGGGGTATCGATGACACAGTGAGTCACCGTGAGAAGTGTGAGGTAGATGCTCCGGAAGGCTTGGACCCAAGCTCAGGGCATGATTTAGAGAAAGAACTCACCAACCAGGAAGTAGCTGAGCCCAAGGAGGTCCCGATTCAGAGCACAGAGGTAGGTGGGGAGAACAGTGAAGGGGAgggtaaaggaagaaaattaagggATGAGAAACCCATCAAGCCGGAAGTCCAAGCCATTCCTTGTTCTCCAGAAGCCAGAAGCAGCCCTCAGGAGGTGACAGGTCCAAGTACGGTAGATGCTGAAAGCGAATCCCTAGATGTGAAAGAGCCCGATGAGGAAAAGAATGACCAACAGGGAGAGGCACCGGATTCGTCGCCCAAGAAAAcgaagaacaagaaaaagaaaaacaagaaaaaatcccCAGCGCCTGTAGAAACCAAAGAGGTTCAGAAAGAGTTAACATTTCAAAACCCAGATTTAAGTGAAGTGAACGAAGAGCAGGTCGAACTTACTGACAAAAAGCCAGTTGTAGAAGCGCAAAATGAGGTCACTCAAACCCCAAACCAGGACGCCGCGGCAGGAAGCAGTGAACACGCCGATGGGCCAGAAAATCCTACAACTGAGCTGGATGGAGGACTTCAGCAAGACGATTATGGCGTAAACACTAAGACAAGGAAAGCAGTAGCTGATGGAGACACGTTGGATTTTGAAGATAATACAGTTCAGTCATCAGGCACCAGTGCCAGTAATAAAGAATTAGAGGAAGGTGCTAGAAAAGATGATGCTGAGGAAGACGGCACCGCTCCCAGCCGTCCTCCAGGTCCAGACAATGAGGAAGTGCCAGGCAGCGCCCTGCTCCAACATGAAGGTCCCTCGAAGGACATTAACGATGCCTGTCGAACAAAAGGCACAGGAGAGCGTGTGACATCAGAAAATCGAGGTCACACAGTCAGGAAGGTTTCAGACAGCGTTAGTCTAGAAAATGATGACGTGGCACCAGCAGGCGAGGTGGGGGACTTTAattcagaaagcaaggaagagatGACAGGTGGACACGGGAAGGGCAGAAACAAAGAGGACTGTGCCTTGTCGTAG
- the LRRFIP1 gene encoding leucine-rich repeat flightless-interacting protein 1 isoform X16: protein MTNPAAAQNQEIDCLSPEAQRLAEARLAAKRAARAEAREIRMKELERQQKEEDSERYSRRSRRNTSASDEDDRVSAGSRGSLRVEERPEKDFTEKGSRGLPGLSAATLASLGGTSSRRGSGDTSISIDTEASIREIKDSLAEVEEKYKKAMVSNAQLDNEKTNFMYQVDTLKDMMLELEEQLAESRRQYEEKTKEFEREKHAHSILQFQFAEVKEALKQREEMLEKHGIILNSEVATNGETSDPLNNVGYQGSTKMTKEELNALKATGDGTLGRANEVEVKDEMVENEGKREILQNTEQRQHKEDPGEDCVDTEVLHPGDTAEDQKTSEDSAPSPGTLVNSENEEQVQSQILENTSFFESTQQVESSEVINSELDGEIPGPGIGQRSSNALDTKNQSKESAEEWEKEKQEDFETNVEEVSVEPRQECAPLQISEVGRESSADTGEQSGNPTEAVPEAGLTGLGEQVGTVASSPPRGIDDTVSHREKCEVDAPEGLDPSSGHDLEKELTNQEVAEPKEVPIQSTEVGGENSEGEGKGRKLRDEKPIKPEVQAIPCSPEARSSPQEVTGPSTVDAESESLDVKEPDEEKNDQQGEAPDSSPKKTKNKKKKNKKKSPAPVETKEVQKELTFQNPDLSEVNEEQVELTDKKPVVEAQNEVTQTPNQDAAAGSSEHADGPENPTTELDGGLQQDDYGVNTKTRKAVADGDTLDFEDNTVQSSGTSASNKELEEGARKDDAEEDGTAPSRPPGPDNEEVPGSALLQHEGPSKDINDACRTKGTGERVTSENRGHTVRKVSDSVSLENDDVAPAGEVGDFNSESKEEMTGGHGKGRNKEDCALS, encoded by the exons GTTGAAGAGAGACCAGAAAAAGACTTCACGGAGAAG GGGTCTCGGGGGCTGCCTGGCCTGtctgcagccacactggcctccctggGTGGGACTTCCTCTCGAAGGGGCAGCGGGGACACCTCCATCTCCATTGACACTGAGGCCTCCATTAGGGAAATCAAG GACTCACTAGCAGaagttgaagaaaaatataagaaggCCATGGTTTCCAACGCTCAGCTAGACAATGAGAAGACAAACTTTATGTACCAGGTCGATACGCTAAAGGACATGATGCTGGAGCTTGAAGAGCAGCTGGCTGAGTCCAGGCGGCAGTACGAGGAGAAAACCAAA GAATTTGAAAGGGAAAAGCATGCCCACAGTATCCTCCAGTTTCAGTTTGCTGAGGTGAAAGAGGCCctgaagcaaagagaagaaatgcTTGAG AAACATGGAATAATCCTAAATTCAGAAGTAGCTACCAATGGAGAGACTTCAGACCCTCTAAATAATGTTGGCTACCAAGGTTCTACAAAGATGACAAAGGAAGAGTTAAATGCCCTCAAGGCAACAGGAGATGGGACGCTAG GAAGAGCCAATGAAGTGGAGGTGAAAGATGAAATGGTGGAGAATGAGGGGAAAAGAGAAATCTTGCAGAACACTGAGCAAAGACAGCACAAAGAGGACCCAGGAGAGGACTGTGTGGACACAGAGGTGTTACATCCTGGTGACACTGCCGAGGACCAGAAAACCTCTGAAGacagtgccccctccccaggaaCGTTAGTAAATTCTGAGAACGAGGAACAGGTTCAAAGCCAGATTCTGGAGAACACTTCCTTCTTTGAAAGCACACAGCAGGTTGAGTCAAGTGAGGTCATAAACAGTGAACTAGATGGTGAAATCCCAGGTCCTGGGATTGGGCAGCGCAGCAGTAATGCCTTGGATACCAAAAACCAAAGTAAAGAATCTGCAGAagagtgggaaaaagaaaaacaggaagattTTGAAACCAACGTGGAAGAGGTTAGCGTAGAACCACGTCAGGAATGTGCTCCTTTGCAAATATCTGAAGTTGGAAGGGAGAGCAGTGCAGACACTGGGGAGCAGAGTGGGAACCCCACAGAGGCTGTGCCGGAGGCAGGGCTCACTGGGTTGGGGGAGCAGGTGGGCACAGTAGCCTCAAGTCCTCCAAGGGGTATCGATGACACAGTGAGTCACCGTGAGAAGTGTGAGGTAGATGCTCCGGAAGGCTTGGACCCAAGCTCAGGGCATGATTTAGAGAAAGAACTCACCAACCAGGAAGTAGCTGAGCCCAAGGAGGTCCCGATTCAGAGCACAGAGGTAGGTGGGGAGAACAGTGAAGGGGAgggtaaaggaagaaaattaagggATGAGAAACCCATCAAGCCGGAAGTCCAAGCCATTCCTTGTTCTCCAGAAGCCAGAAGCAGCCCTCAGGAGGTGACAGGTCCAAGTACGGTAGATGCTGAAAGCGAATCCCTAGATGTGAAAGAGCCCGATGAGGAAAAGAATGACCAACAGGGAGAGGCACCGGATTCGTCGCCCAAGAAAAcgaagaacaagaaaaagaaaaacaagaaaaaatcccCAGCGCCTGTAGAAACCAAAGAGGTTCAGAAAGAGTTAACATTTCAAAACCCAGATTTAAGTGAAGTGAACGAAGAGCAGGTCGAACTTACTGACAAAAAGCCAGTTGTAGAAGCGCAAAATGAGGTCACTCAAACCCCAAACCAGGACGCCGCGGCAGGAAGCAGTGAACACGCCGATGGGCCAGAAAATCCTACAACTGAGCTGGATGGAGGACTTCAGCAAGACGATTATGGCGTAAACACTAAGACAAGGAAAGCAGTAGCTGATGGAGACACGTTGGATTTTGAAGATAATACAGTTCAGTCATCAGGCACCAGTGCCAGTAATAAAGAATTAGAGGAAGGTGCTAGAAAAGATGATGCTGAGGAAGACGGCACCGCTCCCAGCCGTCCTCCAGGTCCAGACAATGAGGAAGTGCCAGGCAGCGCCCTGCTCCAACATGAAGGTCCCTCGAAGGACATTAACGATGCCTGTCGAACAAAAGGCACAGGAGAGCGTGTGACATCAGAAAATCGAGGTCACACAGTCAGGAAGGTTTCAGACAGCGTTAGTCTAGAAAATGATGACGTGGCACCAGCAGGCGAGGTGGGGGACTTTAattcagaaagcaaggaagagatGACAGGTGGACACGGGAAGGGCAGAAACAAAGAGGACTGTGCCTTGTCGTAG